Part of the Acidobacteriota bacterium genome, TTAGGCAACTGTTCGAGGTAGCGCTCCGTGGTGGATTGGAAGACGCGCACATTCTCCGGCGCGTTCGCGTGCAGGTCTTTCACCGACGCCAGCGACGATTCCACCGCCACCACCTTCTCGAACGTCTTTGCCAGCGGGACGGTGAACAGTCCCACGCCCGCGTAGAGGTCGAGCGCGAGTTTCCCCGCCCGGTCGTTGGTGACGAGTTCGATCAGCTTGTCGGTGAGAAAGCGGTTGGTCTGGAAGAACGAGCCTGCGCTCACGCGGAATTCGCCCGCAGCCGTCGCGTAGCGCAGCTCGGGCGTGCCAGAGGTGAGCAGCGGCCCGGCATCGTCGCATACGACCTCATCGCGCCGCATGCGCGTGCCGAAGAACGCCACGCCTTGCAGTTCCGGCAGCGCCGCCGCGAAGGCCTCGCCTACGGCTTTGGTGTCAATAGGGGAGTTTGGATCGGAGGCGGGCGTCGTCTCGGCGGCAGTGGCGGCCGGAGTCTCGCCGGTTTTCGTCTCGACACGGTCTACTTGAAAAAAGACTTCGAGCAACAGCTTGTCGTCCGCAGCATTCACGAAGAACTCGATCTCGCGGACAGTCTTCGGCAACTTGCCCGCGCGACCCAGCTCCCAGGTTGCGGCGATGGCGCGGTTGATGAGCTCGGAACTGATCGGGCAGCTCGCCACCGCGAGCAGCTCGTGCGAAGCGAACTTGAAATATCCCAGCGCGAAGGGCGCGTGCTGCACGCGCATGCGCGTGCGGTTGCGATAGTTCCAGGTTTGCGAGAGATGTTGCGAGGGATGTGCGCGGATCGCATCTGTCCAGTCCAGCTTCGCGGTGCGCAGCAGCGTCTCGCGCAGGATCTCCGACTTGTAGTTGAGCTGGTCCTCGTGCCGGATGTGCTGATAATGGCAGCCGCCGCACGCGCCGTAGTACTGGCACCCGGGCTCGATTCGTTTCTCAGATGCGATGACCAGCGCGTCCAGCTGCGCACGTTCGAAGCCCGGCTTCGACTCCATGGTCGTCACCTCTGCCACTTCGCCGGGCAGCACGAACGGGACGAACACCGTCTTGCCGCGCTCGCGGCCCGGCTCGG contains:
- the rlmD gene encoding 23S rRNA (uracil(1939)-C(5))-methyltransferase RlmD, with product MKITIEKLVYGGDGLARLAPEPGRERGKTVFVPFVLPGEVAEVTTMESKPGFERAQLDALVIASEKRIEPGCQYYGACGGCHYQHIRHEDQLNYKSEILRETLLRTAKLDWTDAIRAHPSQHLSQTWNYRNRTRMRVQHAPFALGYFKFASHELLAVASCPISSELINRAIAATWELGRAGKLPKTVREIEFFVNAADDKLLLEVFFQVDRVETKTGETPAATAAETTPASDPNSPIDTKAVGEAFAAALPELQGVAFFGTRMRRDEVVCDDAGPLLTSGTPELRYATAAGEFRVSAGSFFQTNRFLTDKLIELVTNDRAGKLALDLYAGVGLFTVPLAKTFEKVVAVESSLASVKDLHANAPENVRVFQSTTERYLEQLPKKIKPELVVVDPPRAGLGEKVARKLAELAAPRLTYLSCDPATLSRDLRLLLESGYRTEQVHVIDLFPQTFHIESLVQLVR